One segment of Candidatus Pelagibacter ubique HTCC1062 DNA contains the following:
- a CDS encoding glycosyltransferase family 4 protein, translated as MYLIVTKTFPPEVGGMQNLMWGLANELSKHYMIKVFADYHENHKLFDEQVSFSIERVGGIKLLRKYRKAQLINEFIKENKIDGIIADHWKSLEHLKTNKKKICLIHGKEINHEKGTSLNKRVLEVLDSVETIVANSEYTKNLAISLGVQQDKIVVINPGVDPVEELDKKTLDKVENLLKHKSPKLITVSRFDKRKNHEKVIMALRNLKQIYPSIIYICVGYGDEEENIKKLVAELGLQPQVMFFKDISNELKNALVAKSNIFVMPSIVHKKSVEGFGIAYVEAAQYGLPSLGGKDGGAADAIEHEKTGLICNGNELDEVYSSINLMLENNKFQEYGKAAKENSAKFKWSTIIEEYKKILN; from the coding sequence ATGTACTTAATAGTTACAAAAACGTTCCCTCCAGAAGTTGGAGGTATGCAGAATTTAATGTGGGGTTTAGCAAACGAACTTTCAAAACATTACATGATAAAAGTATTCGCTGATTATCATGAAAATCATAAATTATTTGATGAGCAAGTTTCTTTTTCAATAGAGCGTGTTGGTGGCATAAAACTTCTTAGAAAATATAGAAAAGCTCAATTGATTAATGAATTTATTAAAGAAAATAAAATTGATGGTATAATTGCTGATCATTGGAAAAGTTTAGAACATCTTAAAACTAATAAAAAAAAGATATGCTTGATCCATGGTAAAGAAATTAATCATGAAAAAGGTACCTCTCTTAATAAAAGAGTATTGGAGGTTTTAGATAGTGTTGAAACCATCGTTGCTAATTCTGAGTACACTAAAAATTTAGCTATTTCATTGGGAGTTCAGCAAGATAAAATTGTAGTTATAAATCCAGGTGTTGATCCTGTTGAAGAATTAGATAAAAAAACTTTAGATAAAGTAGAGAATTTATTAAAACATAAGTCTCCAAAATTAATTACTGTTTCTAGATTTGATAAAAGAAAAAACCATGAAAAAGTAATCATGGCGCTTCGAAATTTAAAACAAATCTACCCTAGTATTATTTACATTTGTGTGGGTTACGGCGATGAAGAGGAAAATATTAAAAAATTAGTAGCAGAATTGGGCCTTCAGCCACAAGTGATGTTTTTTAAAGATATTTCTAACGAATTAAAAAATGCACTAGTTGCTAAATCTAATATTTTTGTCATGCCATCTATTGTTCATAAAAAATCTGTTGAAGGATTTGGGATAGCTTATGTTGAAGCTGCTCAATATGGATTGCCCTCTCTTGGTGGAAAAGATGGAGGTGCAGCAGATGCAATCGAGCATGAAAAAACAGGTTTAATCTGTAATGGCAATGAATTAGATGAAGTGTATTCATCAATTAATTTAATGTTAGAAAATAATAAATTCCAAGAGTATGGAAAAGCTGCCAAAGAAAATTCTGCTAAATTTAAGTGGAGTACGATTATTGAAGAATATAAAAAAATTCTAAACTAA
- a CDS encoding tripartite tricarboxylate transporter substrate binding protein: MKNIKKLVSVLFSAILLFSATATNSIAMEKIHFVIGGGAGGGWDGTARGTGEALTKSGMLKSASFENMSGGGGGKALAFMINTQPKNTILVQSTPLVLRSITRHEGYVTGSGVLSYKDVTPIAGVIGDYGAIAVAKNSPYKNFKDVVDAYKKNPSSIKMAGGSVRGSMDHLIGALAFQAAGANPNDVAYIPYDAGGKALAGLLSGETQIISTGLGELMGARDQVRIIGITAPSRIADAPDAPTLKEQGYDVQFVNWRGFFGPPNMSNKDKKALSTMLGKVMETPEWEAVRKRNAWVNIYNSDKDFVKFLDAQTVEMTALMKKLGVI, translated from the coding sequence ATGAAAAACATTAAAAAATTAGTTTCAGTATTATTCTCAGCAATTCTATTATTTTCTGCAACAGCAACAAATTCAATCGCAATGGAAAAAATCCATTTCGTAATTGGTGGTGGTGCTGGTGGTGGATGGGATGGAACTGCTAGAGGTACTGGAGAAGCTTTAACAAAATCAGGAATGTTAAAAAGTGCATCATTTGAAAATATGTCAGGTGGTGGTGGAGGAAAAGCTTTAGCTTTCATGATTAACACTCAACCTAAAAATACAATTTTAGTACAATCTACGCCGCTAGTTTTAAGATCTATTACTAGACACGAAGGTTATGTTACAGGATCTGGAGTTTTATCTTATAAAGATGTTACACCGATCGCTGGTGTAATTGGTGACTATGGTGCGATTGCAGTTGCAAAAAACTCACCTTATAAAAACTTTAAAGATGTAGTTGATGCATATAAAAAGAATCCAAGCTCTATTAAAATGGCTGGTGGATCAGTAAGAGGAAGTATGGACCATTTAATTGGCGCTTTAGCTTTCCAAGCTGCTGGTGCTAATCCAAATGATGTTGCTTATATTCCTTATGATGCTGGTGGAAAAGCGTTAGCTGGACTTTTATCTGGAGAAACTCAAATTATCTCTACAGGTTTAGGTGAACTTATGGGTGCAAGAGACCAAGTAAGAATTATTGGTATTACTGCTCCTTCAAGAATAGCTGATGCACCGGATGCACCAACTCTAAAAGAACAAGGATATGATGTTCAGTTCGTAAACTGGAGAGGATTTTTTGGACCTCCAAATATGAGCAATAAAGATAAAAAAGCTTTATCTACAATGTTAGGTAAAGTGATGGAAACTCCTGAATGGGAAGCTGTTAGAAAAAGAAATGCTTGGGTTAATATTTATAACTCAGATAAGGATTTTGTTAAATTCTTAGATGCACAAACTGTAGAAATGACAGCTCTTATGAAGAAATTAGGAGTTATATAA
- a CDS encoding gamma carbonic anhydrase family protein, which produces MFYDLEDKKVKNLGDNWSASNASIIGDVTLEKNTSIWFNVTLRGDVENIHIGEGSNIQDGSVLHTDPGYPLKIGKDVTIGHLVMLHGCTIEDNSLIGIGAVILNGAKIGKNCIIGANALITENKVIPDNSLVIGSPGKIVRQVSTEEAKSITENAIHYQDNWKKYSKSVF; this is translated from the coding sequence ATGTTTTATGATTTGGAAGATAAAAAAGTTAAAAATTTAGGTGATAATTGGTCTGCATCTAATGCATCTATCATTGGTGATGTCACGCTAGAAAAAAATACCAGCATTTGGTTTAATGTAACTTTAAGAGGGGATGTTGAAAATATTCATATCGGTGAAGGCTCCAATATACAAGATGGCAGTGTATTGCATACCGATCCAGGTTACCCTTTAAAAATTGGTAAAGATGTAACTATTGGTCACTTGGTTATGTTGCATGGCTGCACGATTGAAGACAATTCTTTAATTGGAATTGGTGCTGTAATTTTAAATGGTGCAAAGATTGGAAAAAATTGCATCATAGGAGCTAATGCATTGATCACAGAAAACAAAGTCATTCCCGACAATTCTCTAGTGATTGGATCCCCTGGTAAAATTGTAAGACAAGTCTCAACAGAAGAGGCAAAGTCAATTACTGAAAATGCAATTCATTACCAAGATAATTGGAAAAAATATTCTAAATCAGTTTTTTAA
- the dusA gene encoding tRNA dihydrouridine(20/20a) synthase DusA, whose product MNRKVSVAPMMDCTDRHERFFLRLISKNTLLYSEMVVSEAIHRGDKKKLLEFNINEKPIALQIGGSSPTLLAEATKVGEDFGYDEINLNLGCPSKKVEKNKFGACLMKEPNLVADCLSKMQSVTKLPVTIKTRIGYDDTEDYENLHRFISTLKSTGVKTFIIHARKAILGKFTPKQNLNIPPLKYDFVYRLKKDFPNEEIIINGGITTTDQMKDHLDKVDGVMIGRAAYHTPYLLADIERDIFNNENVPSRQDVIEQLLPYVREEIKKGTRLNQIMRHTLGLFHGQTGSSFWKRYLSENMCVRDADVKKIDHIMDKIKYNNVDTSVSQSA is encoded by the coding sequence ATGAACAGGAAAGTATCCGTTGCACCTATGATGGATTGTACTGATCGTCATGAACGTTTTTTTCTAAGACTGATTAGTAAAAATACATTGCTCTATAGTGAAATGGTTGTCTCTGAAGCTATTCATCGAGGGGATAAAAAAAAACTATTAGAATTTAATATAAATGAAAAACCAATAGCCCTTCAAATTGGTGGATCGTCTCCAACTTTACTTGCAGAGGCAACGAAAGTGGGTGAAGACTTTGGTTATGATGAGATAAATTTAAACCTTGGTTGCCCTTCAAAAAAAGTTGAGAAAAATAAATTTGGTGCATGTTTAATGAAAGAACCAAATTTGGTTGCAGACTGCTTGAGTAAAATGCAATCGGTTACAAAGTTACCGGTCACGATTAAAACAAGAATTGGTTACGATGATACTGAAGACTATGAAAACTTACATCGTTTTATTTCAACTTTAAAAAGCACTGGTGTTAAAACTTTCATCATTCATGCAAGAAAAGCTATTCTTGGAAAATTTACCCCTAAACAAAATCTAAACATTCCTCCTTTAAAGTATGATTTTGTCTATAGATTAAAAAAAGATTTCCCTAATGAAGAAATCATTATTAACGGTGGAATTACCACAACCGATCAAATGAAAGATCACTTAGATAAAGTTGATGGAGTTATGATCGGACGTGCTGCTTACCATACTCCTTATTTATTAGCTGATATTGAAAGAGATATATTTAATAATGAAAATGTACCAAGTCGACAAGATGTAATTGAACAGTTGCTACCGTACGTTAGAGAAGAAATAAAAAAAGGAACACGTTTAAATCAAATTATGAGACATACACTTGGATTATTTCATGGTCAAACAGGATCTAGCTTTTGGAAAAGGTATTTAAGCGAAAATATGTGTGTTAGAGATGCCGATGTTAAAAAGATTGATCACATCATGGATAAGATTAAATATAACAATGTCGACACGTCGGTAAGTCAATCTGCTTAG
- a CDS encoding pyridoxamine 5'-phosphate oxidase family protein produces the protein MQPAYYEDFEEIKNKIWYMLDNAIKDRGSQFRIPVFICGGQDDFDGRIVVLRKSDRENNIIQYHSDIRSDKIAKLKANKNASMLFYDKDEKIQVRLKVECTVNHENDITKQSWLKTGHMSRKCYLVDNGPGTLSETPTSGLKPELDNFEFTMEQSEVGYKNFTVIQCKIKSMEWLYLAAKGHRRAKFDLENNKDTWLIP, from the coding sequence ATGCAACCAGCGTACTACGAAGATTTTGAAGAGATCAAAAATAAAATCTGGTATATGCTGGATAATGCTATCAAAGATAGAGGGTCTCAATTTAGAATTCCTGTATTTATTTGTGGTGGTCAAGATGACTTTGATGGAAGAATTGTAGTCCTTAGAAAATCAGATAGAGAAAACAATATTATCCAATACCATAGTGATATCAGATCAGATAAAATTGCTAAATTAAAAGCAAATAAGAATGCATCAATGTTATTTTATGACAAGGATGAGAAGATACAAGTTAGACTTAAAGTTGAGTGCACCGTTAATCATGAAAATGATATTACAAAACAGTCCTGGTTAAAAACAGGACACATGAGTAGAAAATGTTATTTAGTTGATAACGGACCAGGAACATTATCTGAAACCCCTACTTCAGGACTAAAGCCTGAACTAGATAATTTTGAATTTACAATGGAGCAAAGTGAAGTGGGATATAAAAATTTTACTGTTATTCAATGTAAAATTAAAAGTATGGAATGGCTTTATTTAGCAGCCAAAGGTCACCGTCGTGCTAAATTCGATTTAGAAAATAACAAGGATACCTGGTTAATTCCTTAA
- a CDS encoding MFS transporter: MFKSLNFKVILFGFIFTFFSSFGQSFFLGLFNSSIRDALSITHGQFGSIYASATLLSSFILVWVGKKIDDFNILKFASYVIALLAISCFLFSKISSVAFLFLSIFLMRLSGQGLMSHTATTTISRFFEKTRGRALSTTWLGLSLAEFILPLLIIFLLTFIDWRNIWIAISISVIIILPIVIVTLVKNVKLDSRETSIATNIKTKDIKQWTRGEVLKDYRFYIICLSMLAMPWIATGTFVYQSFIVSSKGWGPYVIAQSFMVYSILSVITLFLTGFLIDKFSSRKLIIYMNIPLLVATFVLYYFNSPISSFVFLGLIGISNGLANVLGSATWAEIYGVRYIGSIKALTTALMVFSTAFGTALFGILIDNSLSIEQIALVSGSYILIAILLLFLVKNKLNPDYL, translated from the coding sequence ATGTTTAAAAGTTTGAATTTTAAAGTAATTTTATTTGGATTTATATTTACATTTTTTTCAAGCTTTGGACAGAGTTTTTTTCTAGGATTATTTAATTCAAGCATAAGAGACGCGCTTTCTATCACGCATGGTCAGTTTGGATCTATCTATGCATCTGCTACTCTATTAAGTAGTTTTATACTTGTTTGGGTTGGTAAAAAAATAGATGACTTTAATATTTTAAAATTTGCATCTTATGTCATTGCGTTACTAGCGATCTCTTGTTTTTTATTTTCTAAAATTTCATCAGTCGCTTTCTTATTTTTATCAATTTTCTTAATGAGGTTATCAGGTCAAGGACTAATGTCTCACACTGCAACCACAACAATATCAAGATTTTTTGAAAAGACTAGGGGACGTGCATTAAGCACAACTTGGCTTGGTTTATCGTTAGCTGAATTTATTTTACCCTTATTAATTATTTTTTTATTAACTTTTATTGATTGGAGAAATATTTGGATAGCCATATCAATTTCAGTTATTATCATTTTACCTATTGTCATTGTTACATTAGTTAAAAACGTTAAATTAGACTCAAGAGAAACATCTATTGCCACAAATATTAAAACTAAAGATATAAAACAATGGACGAGAGGTGAAGTTTTAAAAGATTATCGCTTTTATATTATATGTTTAAGCATGTTAGCGATGCCTTGGATTGCAACGGGTACATTTGTTTATCAATCTTTTATAGTGTCATCTAAAGGTTGGGGACCATATGTTATTGCCCAATCCTTTATGGTGTATTCAATTTTATCAGTGATTACTTTATTTTTAACAGGCTTTTTAATTGATAAGTTTAGTAGTCGAAAATTAATAATTTATATGAACATTCCTTTATTAGTTGCAACGTTTGTGCTTTATTATTTTAACTCACCAATTTCATCATTTGTATTTTTAGGTTTAATTGGGATTTCAAACGGTTTAGCAAATGTTCTAGGTTCTGCTACTTGGGCTGAGATTTATGGAGTGAGATATATTGGTTCCATTAAAGCATTAACCACAGCGTTAATGGTATTTTCAACTGCATTTGGTACAGCGCTCTTTGGAATTTTGATTGATAATAGCCTTTCTATTGAGCAAATTGCTCTTGTTTCAGGATCTTATATTTTAATAGCAATATTGTTGTTATTCCTTGTAAAGAATAAGCTTAATCCTGATTATTTATAG
- a CDS encoding AbrB family transcriptional regulator — MKNSSIQFNSFNIKELFSKKFLLVILISIPSAIVADYFNIPLAWMLGPMLAVSVAALSGLKIKMPKLALSSILIVLGLHIGNYIDQNLINQMTEWVWTSIIMFVYILISILIVSKYLQKFSGYNVKTSIFSAAPGALGPLMILAEHEKSDLSQVATSHLIRLIIIITVIPFFVVNYSTNEALTIEKFNYLDQNHFHLLILLIGSILLIFLFDKIGVPAALLSGTLVASGILQITEVASYKLPDESINFCLLILGASVGCRFADKSLKEVAGNSFHSLVATVILVALGLLAAIVATYFVDTNFLTLLLSFSPGGIYEVAVIAIAFDLDPNFVAFHHIIRLLMILFTVPVILKIIGKKLN, encoded by the coding sequence ATGAAAAATTCTTCTATTCAATTTAATTCCTTTAACATTAAAGAATTATTTTCTAAAAAATTTCTATTAGTTATTTTAATTTCTATCCCGAGCGCAATTGTAGCTGACTATTTTAATATCCCATTAGCGTGGATGCTTGGTCCTATGCTTGCAGTTTCAGTTGCAGCCTTAAGTGGATTAAAAATTAAAATGCCAAAACTAGCTTTAAGTTCAATTTTAATAGTTCTTGGTCTTCATATTGGAAATTATATAGATCAAAATTTAATCAATCAGATGACTGAATGGGTGTGGACTTCAATAATAATGTTTGTCTATATTTTAATAAGTATTTTAATTGTTTCAAAATATTTACAAAAATTTTCAGGTTATAATGTCAAAACATCTATTTTTTCAGCAGCACCAGGCGCTTTAGGACCTTTGATGATATTAGCAGAGCATGAAAAATCTGACTTATCGCAAGTTGCTACATCACATTTAATTAGATTAATTATAATAATAACTGTCATTCCCTTTTTTGTTGTTAATTACTCAACAAATGAAGCCCTAACAATTGAAAAATTTAATTATCTTGATCAAAACCATTTTCATCTTTTAATTCTCTTAATAGGTTCGATTTTATTAATTTTCTTATTTGATAAAATTGGTGTGCCTGCTGCATTATTATCTGGGACATTAGTTGCAAGTGGAATTTTACAAATAACGGAAGTTGCCTCCTACAAACTGCCGGATGAAAGTATAAATTTTTGTTTGCTTATTTTAGGTGCCTCTGTGGGTTGTCGTTTTGCAGATAAATCATTAAAAGAAGTTGCGGGTAATTCATTTCATAGTTTAGTTGCAACTGTAATACTTGTAGCTCTTGGATTATTAGCTGCAATTGTTGCAACATATTTTGTTGATACCAATTTCTTAACTCTACTTTTATCTTTTTCTCCTGGGGGAATTTATGAAGTAGCAGTTATAGCAATTGCTTTTGATTTAGACCCTAACTTTGTAGCATTTCATCATATTATTAGATTACTGATGATACTCTTCACTGTTCCTGTAATATTGAAAATTATTGGTAAGAAATTAAATTAA
- the rpoZ gene encoding DNA-directed RNA polymerase subunit omega produces MARVTVEDCIDKVESPYELVLVAKERAVQLNSGLEPTLDRDNDKNTVISLREIAADTIKVSDLTDSAIHKLRKHVEQVDDGTDDDEIIGDDFESMYKGEISKSGTPILPSKRARKIPEKIQVSSDDLEELTAKAEPEVDVDAELEVGDEETAVSLDQIAEAETEAETTEVNSDDSETTNS; encoded by the coding sequence ATGGCTAGAGTAACAGTAGAAGATTGCATAGATAAAGTAGAAAGTCCTTACGAATTAGTTTTAGTTGCTAAAGAAAGAGCCGTTCAATTAAATTCTGGTTTAGAACCAACTTTAGATAGAGATAATGACAAAAACACAGTTATATCTTTAAGAGAAATTGCAGCAGACACTATTAAAGTTTCAGACTTAACAGATAGCGCTATTCACAAACTTAGAAAACACGTTGAGCAAGTTGACGATGGTACTGATGATGATGAAATTATTGGTGATGATTTTGAAAGTATGTACAAAGGTGAAATTTCTAAAAGTGGAACTCCTATTTTACCATCTAAAAGAGCTAGAAAAATTCCTGAAAAAATTCAAGTATCCTCTGATGATTTAGAAGAATTAACTGCAAAGGCAGAGCCAGAAGTTGACGTTGATGCAGAGTTAGAAGTGGGAGATGAAGAGACAGCAGTTTCTTTAGATCAAATAGCTGAAGCTGAAACAGAAGCTGAAACAACTGAAGTAAACTCTGACGATTCAGAGACTACAAATAGCTAA
- a CDS encoding tripartite tricarboxylate transporter TctB family protein, producing the protein MNINTTKIISLLFFIFSAFYLYIAYQIQVFSFDENAPFNARTFPIYLGYAGLFFSGLKIILPEPNTIKVNHKNLEYKKTAILVLIAIIYGVTILKVGYFLTTSLFLASSYYALGERRWKLIFLLSFPFVGAFMYLLHGVLEIYLRDPFLKLIGVMG; encoded by the coding sequence GTGAATATAAATACTACTAAAATTATATCACTGCTCTTTTTTATTTTCTCAGCATTCTATTTATATATTGCGTATCAAATTCAGGTTTTTTCTTTTGATGAAAATGCACCTTTTAATGCCAGAACATTTCCAATTTATTTAGGTTATGCAGGTTTATTTTTTTCTGGCTTAAAGATTATTTTACCAGAGCCCAATACCATTAAAGTTAATCATAAAAACTTAGAGTATAAAAAAACAGCTATACTTGTGCTCATAGCAATTATTTATGGAGTAACTATATTAAAAGTAGGTTATTTTTTAACGACTTCTCTATTTCTAGCATCTTCTTATTATGCGTTAGGTGAGAGGAGGTGGAAGTTAATATTTTTACTCTCTTTCCCTTTTGTGGGTGCTTTTATGTATCTTTTGCATGGAGTGCTTGAAATTTATTTAAGAGATCCATTTTTAAAACTAATTGGAGTTATGGGATGA
- a CDS encoding tripartite tricarboxylate transporter permease, whose product MIEGILIGLKTALTFQNIFMVMIGCFFGTIIGMLPGLGPMTAIALMIPITYGFDPATGLILMAGVYYGAVFGGSTSSILLNAPGVPGTVATSFDGYPMAQQGKAGKALAIAAWSSFAGGTLASIYLLFLAPSLSKVSLSFRSPDYFALMILGLTAIAAFSSKGQFLKAMMMVVLGLMLASVGQDSLSDISRFTFNNMNLSDGISFVLVVMATFAMSEALTIILKRNDPSAVAKQVSLTELGSIKINKEERTKMLKAIPRNSVIGFLIGVLPGAGATIASFLAYGMERNFVSDEEKEKFGKGSVHGLTAPETANNAACSGAFVPLLTLGIPGSGTTAVMLGALLGFGIQPGPRLYITNPEIFWSVIMSMYIGMVVLLILNLPLIPYIARILAVPKNYLIPLILFFSITGIYVMSFNNFDIYLMIGIAVVATFMRLYDFPMPPLILAFVLGGLMEENLRRSLLISDGSWTFLWDRPLTASIIGVTILIVSWQIYKTIKNKKI is encoded by the coding sequence ATGATTGAAGGCATTTTAATTGGTTTAAAAACAGCTCTTACATTTCAAAACATATTTATGGTTATGATTGGTTGTTTTTTTGGAACCATCATTGGAATGCTCCCAGGTCTTGGACCAATGACGGCAATTGCATTAATGATACCTATTACTTATGGTTTTGATCCAGCTACCGGATTAATTTTAATGGCAGGTGTTTATTATGGTGCAGTGTTTGGTGGATCAACTTCATCAATTTTATTAAATGCTCCAGGCGTTCCTGGAACTGTTGCAACATCATTTGATGGATATCCTATGGCTCAACAAGGTAAAGCTGGAAAAGCGTTAGCGATTGCTGCTTGGAGCTCTTTTGCAGGTGGAACCCTTGCTTCAATATATTTATTATTTCTTGCACCAAGCTTATCTAAAGTAAGTTTATCTTTTAGATCACCAGATTATTTTGCTTTAATGATCTTAGGTTTAACAGCCATTGCAGCTTTTTCATCAAAGGGGCAATTTTTAAAAGCAATGATGATGGTTGTTTTAGGTTTAATGTTAGCATCAGTTGGTCAAGATTCTTTATCTGATATTTCAAGATTTACTTTTAACAATATGAATTTATCCGATGGGATAAGTTTTGTTTTAGTTGTAATGGCAACTTTTGCTATGAGTGAAGCTTTAACAATTATTTTAAAACGAAATGATCCATCTGCAGTTGCCAAACAAGTTTCATTAACAGAACTTGGTTCGATTAAAATTAACAAGGAAGAAAGAACCAAAATGTTAAAAGCTATTCCTCGAAACTCAGTTATTGGTTTTTTAATTGGAGTTTTACCAGGTGCGGGTGCAACTATTGCTTCATTTCTAGCCTATGGAATGGAAAGAAATTTTGTTAGTGATGAAGAGAAAGAAAAATTTGGTAAAGGTAGTGTTCATGGCTTAACTGCACCAGAAACTGCAAACAATGCAGCATGTTCTGGAGCTTTTGTGCCTTTATTAACTTTAGGAATACCTGGAAGTGGAACAACCGCTGTAATGCTTGGTGCTTTATTAGGATTTGGAATTCAACCAGGCCCTAGACTTTATATAACTAATCCTGAAATCTTTTGGTCAGTTATTATGTCGATGTATATTGGAATGGTAGTATTACTTATTCTAAACTTGCCCTTAATACCTTACATAGCAAGAATACTTGCTGTACCTAAAAATTATTTAATTCCACTTATTTTATTTTTTTCAATTACAGGAATTTACGTAATGTCATTTAATAATTTTGACATTTATTTAATGATTGGAATTGCAGTTGTTGCAACGTTTATGCGCTTATATGATTTTCCAATGCCACCACTTATATTAGCCTTTGTCCTCGGTGGATTAATGGAAGAAAATTTAAGAAGATCTTTATTAATAAGCGATGGTTCTTGGACTTTTTTATGGGACAGACCTCTTACCGCATCAATTATAGGAGTTACAATTCTAATTGTTAGTTGGCAAATTTATAAAACAATTAAAAATAAAAAAATTTAG
- a CDS encoding NAD(P)-dependent oxidoreductase, whose protein sequence is MSNVAFIGLGVMGYPMAGYISKAGHNVTVYNRTAAKADKWVAEYKGSKADTPAKAAEDADFVFTCVGNDNDLREVTFGDNGIFKTIKKGSVYIDNTTASATIAREIYEHSLKSEFGFLDAPVSGGQAGAENGALTVMIGGDQANFDKAKDIIDCYSKKMKLLGGAGNGQLAKMVNQICIAGLVQGLSEAINFGKKAGLNMEDVIEVISKGAAQSWQMENRYKTMIDDQFEFGFAVDWMRKDLKIAMDEAKNNGSQLPVTEIVDKYYGEVQEMGGNRWDTSSLIRRLSK, encoded by the coding sequence ATGAGCAATGTTGCATTTATAGGTTTAGGTGTCATGGGTTATCCAATGGCAGGATATATATCAAAAGCAGGTCACAATGTAACTGTTTATAATAGAACAGCTGCAAAAGCTGATAAATGGGTTGCTGAATATAAAGGGTCAAAAGCAGATACTCCTGCAAAAGCTGCTGAGGATGCTGACTTTGTGTTTACCTGTGTTGGTAATGATAACGATTTACGAGAAGTAACTTTTGGTGACAACGGTATCTTTAAAACAATTAAAAAAGGCTCAGTTTACATTGATAACACAACCGCTTCTGCAACGATTGCTAGAGAAATTTATGAGCATTCATTAAAAAGTGAATTTGGTTTCTTAGATGCACCGGTATCAGGTGGACAAGCTGGTGCTGAAAATGGTGCTCTAACTGTTATGATTGGTGGAGATCAAGCAAACTTTGATAAAGCAAAAGACATTATTGATTGTTACAGCAAAAAGATGAAATTATTAGGTGGTGCTGGTAATGGTCAATTAGCAAAAATGGTTAACCAAATTTGTATTGCAGGTCTTGTTCAAGGTTTATCAGAAGCAATTAACTTTGGAAAAAAAGCAGGTTTAAATATGGAAGATGTAATTGAAGTTATATCTAAAGGTGCTGCTCAATCTTGGCAAATGGAAAACAGATATAAAACGATGATTGATGATCAGTTTGAATTTGGTTTTGCAGTTGATTGGATGAGAAAAGATTTAAAAATTGCTATGGATGAAGCTAAAAATAATGGCTCTCAACTTCCTGTAACTGAAATCGTTGATAAATATTACGGTGAAGTTCAAGAAATGGGTGGAAACCGTTGGGATACTTCCAGTTTAATTAGAAGACTAAGTAAATAA
- a CDS encoding thioredoxin family protein, with amino-acid sequence MPLKTPICDFGQAAKSFELKSTNNEIIKLNDVKGTNGTLVMFICNHCPYVKAIIKDIVEDCKNLEKHGVKAVAISANDPINYPEDSFENMIEFARKHQFNFPYLFDETQNVAKSYDAVCTPDFFGYNNNLELQYRGRIRELDNLKPVRAGDSDLFTAMKQIAETGKGPETQIPSVGCSIKWLDN; translated from the coding sequence ATGCCGTTAAAAACTCCAATATGTGATTTTGGACAAGCTGCTAAAAGCTTTGAATTAAAGTCCACTAATAACGAAATTATTAAATTAAATGATGTTAAAGGGACAAATGGAACTTTGGTTATGTTTATTTGTAACCACTGCCCTTATGTAAAAGCAATTATTAAAGACATTGTTGAAGATTGCAAAAATTTAGAAAAACATGGAGTAAAAGCTGTGGCTATTTCAGCAAACGATCCGATAAATTATCCTGAAGATAGTTTTGAAAATATGATCGAATTTGCAAGAAAACATCAATTTAATTTTCCATATTTATTTGATGAAACTCAAAATGTTGCAAAAAGTTATGATGCAGTATGCACTCCTGATTTTTTTGGATACAATAATAATTTAGAATTACAATACAGAGGTCGTATAAGAGAATTGGATAATTTAAAACCAGTAAGAGCTGGTGATAGTGATTTATTTACTGCAATGAAACAAATTGCAGAGACGGGCAAAGGTCCTGAAACGCAAATTCCAAGTGTTGGCTGTAGTATCAAATGGTTAGATAATTAA